A portion of the Equus quagga isolate Etosha38 chromosome 17, UCLA_HA_Equagga_1.0, whole genome shotgun sequence genome contains these proteins:
- the LOC124228831 gene encoding lysosomal membrane ascorbate-dependent ferrireductase CYB561A3 isoform X2, with the protein MAVGQFYLSCLVLGSLGSMCILLTIYWVQYWRGGFAWDGSVLMFNWHPVLMVAGMVVIYSAASLVYRLPRSWVGPKLPWKLLHAALHLMAFILTVLGLVAVFSFHNHNKITNLYSLHSWLGIATVFLFACQWFLGFAVFLLPWASMWLRSLLKPIHVFFGASILSLAIASVISGLNEKLFFSLKNDTNKYSSLPSEAVFANSLGMLVVVFGLLVLYILLASSWKRPEPGILTDRQPLLHAGE; encoded by the exons ATGGCTGTGGGACAGTTTTACCTGTCCTGCCTGGTGCTGGGGTCCCTGGGCTCCATGTGCATCCTCCTCACCATCTATTGGGTACAGTACTGGCGTGGTGGCTTTGCCTGGGATGGCAGCGTGCTCATGTTCAACTGGCACCCGGTGCTCATGGTTGCTGGCATGGTGGTGATCTATAGTGCTG CGTCGCTGGTGTACCGCTTGCCCCGGTCATGGGTGGGGCCCAAGCTGCCCTGGAAACTCCTCCACGCGGCCCTGCACCTGATGGCCTTCATCCTGACCGTGCTGGGACTGGTTGCCGTCTTTTCCTTCCACAACCATAACAAAATCACCAACCTCTACTCCCTGCACAGCTGGCTGGGCATCGCCACCGTCTTCCTCTTTGCCTGCCAG TGGTTCCTGGGCTTTGCCGTCTTCCTGCTGCCCTGGGCGTCCATGTGGCTGCGCAGCCTCCTCAAACCCATCCACGTCTTCTTTGGagcctccatcctctctctgGCCATTGCGTCTGTTATTTCTGGCCTTAACGAGAAGCTTTTCTTCAGTTT GAAAAATGACACCAACAAGTACTCTAGCCTGCCCAGTGAGGCCGTCTTTGCCAATAGCTTGGGGATGCTGGTCGTGGTCTTCGGGCTGCTGGTGCTCTATATCCTTCTGGCTTCCTCTTGGAAGCGCCCAGAGCCAGGGATCCTGACCGACAGACAG CCCCTGTTGCATGCTGGGGAGTGA
- the LOC124228831 gene encoding lysosomal membrane ascorbate-dependent ferrireductase CYB561A3 isoform X1: protein MAVGQFYLSCLVLGSLGSMCILLTIYWVQYWRGGFAWDGSVLMFNWHPVLMVAGMVVIYSAASLVYRLPRSWVGPKLPWKLLHAALHLMAFILTVLGLVAVFSFHNHNKITNLYSLHSWLGIATVFLFACQWFLGFAVFLLPWASMWLRSLLKPIHVFFGASILSLAIASVISGLNEKLFFSLKNDTNKYSSLPSEAVFANSLGMLVVVFGLLVLYILLASSWKRPEPGILTDRQLLLQLRPGSRSFPMTYKPVTVRQPCEPW, encoded by the exons ATGGCTGTGGGACAGTTTTACCTGTCCTGCCTGGTGCTGGGGTCCCTGGGCTCCATGTGCATCCTCCTCACCATCTATTGGGTACAGTACTGGCGTGGTGGCTTTGCCTGGGATGGCAGCGTGCTCATGTTCAACTGGCACCCGGTGCTCATGGTTGCTGGCATGGTGGTGATCTATAGTGCTG CGTCGCTGGTGTACCGCTTGCCCCGGTCATGGGTGGGGCCCAAGCTGCCCTGGAAACTCCTCCACGCGGCCCTGCACCTGATGGCCTTCATCCTGACCGTGCTGGGACTGGTTGCCGTCTTTTCCTTCCACAACCATAACAAAATCACCAACCTCTACTCCCTGCACAGCTGGCTGGGCATCGCCACCGTCTTCCTCTTTGCCTGCCAG TGGTTCCTGGGCTTTGCCGTCTTCCTGCTGCCCTGGGCGTCCATGTGGCTGCGCAGCCTCCTCAAACCCATCCACGTCTTCTTTGGagcctccatcctctctctgGCCATTGCGTCTGTTATTTCTGGCCTTAACGAGAAGCTTTTCTTCAGTTT GAAAAATGACACCAACAAGTACTCTAGCCTGCCCAGTGAGGCCGTCTTTGCCAATAGCTTGGGGATGCTGGTCGTGGTCTTCGGGCTGCTGGTGCTCTATATCCTTCTGGCTTCCTCTTGGAAGCGCCCAGAGCCAGGGATCCTGACCGACAGACAG CTGCTGCTACAGCTGAGGCCTGGATCCCGGTCTTTCCCTATGACTTACAAGCCTGTCACTGTCAGGCAGCCCTGCGAGCCCTGGTAA
- the TKFC gene encoding triokinase/FMN cyclase, producing MTSKKLLNSVAGCADDALAGLVACDPNLQLLQGHRVALRSDLDSLKGRVALLSGGGSGHEPAHAGFIGKGMLTGVIAGAVFTSPAVGSILAAIRAVAQAGTVGTLLIVKNYTGDRLNFGLAREQAQAEGIPVEMVVIGDDSAFTVLKKAGRRGLCGTVLIHKVAGALAEAGVGLEEITKRVSAVAKAMGTLGVSLSSCSVPGSRPTFELSADELELGLGIHGEAGVRRIKMAAADEIVALMLDHMTNPSNASHVPVQSGSSVVLMVNNLGGLSFLEVGIIADAAVRSLEGRGVKIARALVGIFMSALEMPGISLTLLLVDEPLLKLIDAETSASAWPNVAKVPVTGRKRSRAAPTEPLEAPESTAAGGLASKQMALVLERVCAALLGLEEHLNALDRAAGDGDCGTTHSRAARAIQGWLKEGPPPASPAQLLSKLSLLLLEKMGGSSGALYGLFLTAAAQPLKAKTDLPAWSAAMDAGLEAMQKYGKAAPGDRTMLDSLWAAGQELQAWKSPGADLFQILTKAVKSAEAAAEATKDMEAGAGRASYISSARLDQPDPGAVAAAAILRAILEVLQSQGV from the exons ATG ACCTCCAAGAAGCTGCTGAACTCCGTGGCAGGCTGTGCCGATGATGCCcttgctggcctggtggcctgtGACCCCAACCTGCAGCTCCTGCAGGGCCACCGCGTGGCCCTCCGTTCTGACCTGGACAGCCTCAAGGGCCGGGTGGCATTGCTGTCAGGTGGGGGCTCCGGCCATGAGCCTGCCCACGCTG GTTTCATAGGAAAGGGGATGCTGACAGGGGTCATCGCGGGAGCAGTGTTCACCTCCCCGGCAGTGGGCAGCATCTTGGCGGCCATCAGGGCAGTGGCCCAGGCGGGCACAG TGGGGACCCTCCTCATCGTGAAGAACTACACGGGGGATCGGCTCAACTTCGGCCTGGCCCGGGAGCAGGCCCAGGCTGAGGGCATCCCTGTGGAGATGGTGGTCATCGGGGATGACAGCGCCTTCACCGTCCTGAAGAAGGCAGGCAGGCGGGGGCTCTGCGGCACAGTGCTCATACACAAG GTGGCGGGTGCCCTGGCTGAGGCAggtgtggggctggaggagatCACAAAGCGGGTGAGCGCAGTCGCCAAGGCCATGG GAACCCTGGGAGTGAGCTTGTCCTCCTGCAGCGTGCCTGGCTCCAGACCCACCTTTGAGCTCTCAGCCGATGAGCTGGAGCTGGGCTTGG GGATCCACGGAGAAGCTGGCGTGCGCCGGATAAAG ATGGCAGCCGCCGACGAGATTGTGGCGCTCATGCTCGACCACATGACGAACCCCTCCAACGCGTCCCACGTGCCTGTGCAGTCTG GCTCCTCAGTGGTGCTGATGGTCAACAACCTGGGTGGCCTGTCATTCCTGGAAGTGGGCATCATAGCTGATGCTGCTGTCCGCTCTCTGG AGGGCCGCGGGGTGAAGATTGCCCGTGCCCTGGTGGGCATCTTCATGTCAGCCCTGGAGATGCCCGGCATTTCTCTCACCCTTCTGCTGGTGGATGAGCCCCTTCTGAAGCTGATAG ATGCTGAAACCTCCGCATCAGCCTGGCCTAACGTGGCCAAGGTCCCCGTGACTGGGCGGAAGCGGAGCCGGGCAGCCCCCACGGAGCCCCTGGAGGCCCCTGAGTCCACTGCTGCAGGAG GCTTAGCCTCAAAGCAGATGGCGCTTGTGCTGGAGCGGGTGTGCGCCGCCCTCCTGGGCCTGGAGGAACATCTGAATGCCCTGGATCGTGCTGCCGGCGACGGGGACTGTGGCACCACCCACAGCCGCGCGGCCAGAG cgATCCAGGGGTGGCTGAAGGAGGGTCCAccccctgccagccctgcccagctgcTCTCCAAATTGTCCCTCCTGCTACTGGAGAAGATGGGGGGCTCATCTGGGGCG CTCTATGGCCTCTTCCTGACTGCGGCAGCCCAGCCACTCAAGGCCAAGACTGACCTTCCAGCCTGGTCTGCTGCCATGGATGCCGGCCTGGAGGCCATGCAGAA GTACGGAAAGGCTGCCCCAGGGGACAGGACCATG CTGGATTCGCTGTGGGCAGCAGGACAGGAGCTCCAAGCCTGGAAGAGCCCAGGGGCTGATCTGTTCCAAATCCTGACCAAAGCGGTCAAG AGTGCAGAAGCTGCAGCCGAGGCCACCAAGGATATGGAAGCTGGAGCCGGAAGAGCCAGTTACATCAGCTCTGCGCGGCTGGATCAGCCAGACCCCGGGGCAGTGGCAGCCGCGGCCATTCTCCGTGCCATCCTGGAGGTCCTGCAGAGCCAGGGTGTGTGA